The genomic stretch CGATAGTTATACCGAGTATTACAAGATTGGATAAACTTCTGCTAAGAACTTCTTTAGTAATGGAAAATAAGAGAGGATAAAGGGGATCACCCTGTCTCACACCTCTACCACACTCAAAGAACCCATGGAGTTTTCCATTGAAAGAAACAGAGATCTAGGTAGAATTAAGGATGATCCATATCTAGATAGTGAAAATACCATTGAAACCAAATTGTTTAAGAACTTGGATAAAAATAACCAATTAATAGAATCAAAATCCTTTTTAATATCCACTTTTATAACCAGATTACCACTATAGGATTTCTTATGCATCAAGTAAATAGCTTCAGAGTTAAGTCTTATACAATCTTTAATGCATCTCTCTTGAACAAACCATTTTTTCTCCTTAGATATGATTGTTGACATAATAGAAGAAAGTCTATCTACAATAACCTTAGAAatgattttaaattaaaagttAGCTAACACAATAGGTCTAATTAGCTCAATAGAATCAACATTAGAAACTTTAGGAAGGAGAATCAACAATAGAATCAAAAGTGTTAGCATTATAATTAGGCATAATCCAAGAGGAGATAAGGAATTGCTTAACAGCCTCAATGACTTCGTGATGAATAATTCCCCAATAGTGTTGAAAGAAGAAGGCTCTAAAATCATCGGTCCCAGGAGCAACATCTTTGTTTAGATTGAAAATATATTCTTTGATTTCAAGATTTGAGGGGATTTTGGTAAGCATTTGATAAGTTTCTTGATTGATAAAATTAGGGATGATATCATTGATGAGGTCAGAATTTATAACTGTTCCCACATAAGAGAATAAATTCTTGAAATAATCACGTGTATAAGGACCTCTTCATCAGAAACAAGATTTCCATCAATGATAAGAGAAGAGATATTCTTAGTAGCAACCTTTATCTTAGCAATCCTGTGAAAACATAGTGTTTCTCACCATCCAAATGCCATTTAAACTTATCCTTTTCTTTCCAAAATAAATGCTCCTTATGTAAAGCATCTTCAAGCTTGTTCATGCAAAGATTTTCTTCAAACCTGAGAGTCTTAGAGTAACCACCAAACTGGATCTTGTCCTACAACGTGTTCGACTTATCTTCCACTTCAGTAACTAATTGATGGACATTACCAAAGGTTTCTTTGTTCTGGATATTCATATTGTTTTAAGGAACTTGAGCATTTTAGAAAGGACAAACATAAGGCAACCTGGATCTTTTAAATTCCAAGAGAATATGACAACATCTAAGCAAATAGGGTGAGCAATCcacatttatttaaattctaattgACAAGCATTAGAAACAATGGAATTATTATTGGGACGCCAATACTCTTGATTTAGACCAAACAAACGGATCAAAACTTGGGAATGAGATGATCTCTTAAGATTGAGGTTGAAATCTTTGAACCACGGGAAGAGCTTGAGAGTACCAGATGAAAGATTCCATTATTTGTTGGACATTACCCTTTTCGTGTCTTCTAGGGAGGAGAAAGAAATCTCATAAAATCCTTTTCCGAGAGACGTAATCCCCACACGACCTAGGTTATTCCATAAAGGAGTGAGTTTTTTCCTTATTGCAACAATGGACAACGGAGATGACCCCTTGGGCCAAATCACCCGACTGTGGAGACTGTGTTTGTAGGTCTCAATCCCCGCTAAGTATTCCTCCTCAAGAATAGATATGGCTAATCGGTCCCCTTTGTAATAGGGTTGAGGTAGCTAAGAGGTTGGAATTTGATAGACATTGGAATTTTCGTTTAGGGCTTGAACGaagatattttttgaaattttccaaATTGTTTTTCTTTGTAAGGCTGGTCTTTGGGACGTCGATACACAACCAAGGTATTTGAAATATGGTCATGGTGGCGGACCGTCGCAAGCGGCGAGGGAAGATCATAGAGGATTTGCCAAGGAAATCGTTAAACGGTGACGAACTCCCATTCTCTATTATAAGCAaaacttaattatttcttttttagaattaataaataattaatatttttgaacaatatatatcatcaacatcatcatttattcaatgaatttaaaaaatagtagTGTCCTCAAATGGGTGTTaccaaatatttctaaaaatgaaTCGGGGTAAATATAATTttctaaaattgaagaaaaaaatccatttttttagaagaaaattcaatttttccttctttttggTAAAATAATGTAAGAATAAAATGGTGGAAGAGATAGCGattagttggtctagtggtgattggcgATAGACTTGATAGGGAAAATCATGGTTCGATACAACCATAGTTTTTAAGATTATTTTAATatctattaaatttaaaaaaaaaaacaataaactagGGTTAGTAAAGTCTTTTAGACAACAAATACCACTTGAAAATTGTGATTTTTCATTAAAAGATTATACTAACTTACTCTCTCCAATCTCTATTATAAGTAAAAAttgattatttcttttttaaactcggtaaataattaatatttttaaacaaaatatatattattaacatCAACCATACAATGAATTTAGAAATTAGTATTTATAATAAAGAATGAATTGTGGATTTCTTAAGGCGCATATAGACTATAAAACCATCACTCATGCTTCTCTACTGAGCACTCAAAATTATTTAGCAAGTGTAGTTATCTAAATCAATTAAAAGATGGGTGAGGGAAGAGGCAGTGCCAATATCACAAGTGTTATTGCAATGCTACTattatgtatatttgtgtttcATCCTAACATGATCCATGCAGTAATTTTCACTGTTGGTGATGGCCAAGGTTGGTCCTTTGGTATTCAAAACTGGCCTGCAGGAAAAACTTTCAAGGCAGGTGACACACTTGGTAAGCATGAAGcatcccttattttatatttttttaatttctattatgaaattcaaatgcattaataataaaaatgaattgtAATCTAAGACATGTTTTGTTTTCTACATGCAGTATTTAATTACGCTCCTTCTCTACACAATGTGGTGAAAGTGAGTGAGGCTGATTTCAATGCATGTGTGTCTAAACCTCTAAGTGGAACAAGAATTTTTACATCTGGAGCAGATAGAATTGTGCTTGTTAAGGGAACTAATTTCTTCTTATGTGGTGTTCCTGGTCATTGTGGTGCAGGACAGAAAATTGCAGTCAATGCTATTTAAAATCTTAATTATTATTTCATGCATTGCAATATGTAATGTAATTTGGTGTTATTTCATATCTATAATTTTGCTATTCTATTTTTTTCATGAAATAAGTGATTCTTCAATGTTGTTGGGTGTTTATCTTGattttatatttgaaaaaattaatCAGAACATCAACATATAAATATTCAAACGTAGAGTTTTGAATGGACTAAaacttaataattaatattaatatctaatttattattttagggACATAGATAATTTGATTAGTTAATTCATAACCCTTTTAGCGAAGAATGTAATCTCTGGCCAAATGGCGTTTTAAATTGCGAAATACAACGAATTATGAATGGATGAGTAAATGAATTTGCTAAATAGTTTTAATGTATAAAATTGTAATGAGATGAAGGTTTTACTATCTGTGTATcctaaaaatcacatttttactcCCTTGTTTAATGAGATAAGTGTCATTTATTCACTTAATCATAACTAATAAATGTATTTCATAGAAACAGATATGGTACtaacacaaaaatacaaaaatgtaaATCTTTTTTGAAAACTTAGTTATGAATAGTAATGATTGGTTATGAATTGATCCGTTGTTGTATTTATCATAGGTGTATTTGGGGAGTAATTTGCTTTGAGGTTTTTCTTTGAGCTTTGTCTTTTTGTAATGTCGTTGGTAGAACCTTTGGTTCATTaatgaaattttgttttttttttttttacaagaacAAACTCAACAACTTTCATTCATCAAACAAAACTCAATACAAGGGAATTAACTACCAacatttttgattaaaaaaaaaaaagttaaactaAATTGAGACCTGTGCGATGCGAAAGATattgatgaatttttttaaataatattaaatttatatattttttaattttatttaatataataaaaattgtatttaatACGATAAGATGAAGAGAATAAAATAGAAAGAACAATTTTAACCAAAAAATATGTTTGAAATTAAAACATATATAGATTTTATTCTTTTCATCTTATCgtcttaaatataatatttattaacgaggaaataataaaggaaatatatggaaatcaaatatatacaatttttATTTCTCTTCACCGTGATCTGATTCATCTTATCGTCTTAAAACATATACAATTTTTATCGTcttaaaatcaaaaaatatatagaaTAAATGTTAACGAGGAAATAATAAAGGAAATgtactattttttaatttctattttaagaCGATAACATGATGAGAATAAAtcctattttttaaattttattttagaacaatttaatatttcctttattattttttcaatattcctaaaaatgttaaattttcatcattttttgaATGATAGGAAGTCTAAATTCGAGTGATTTACACTCTATGGAACAAATCATCATAGtcaaaaattttaataattttgttttaaattaccttttctttttttactccaatatttttaaaaatattaaatcttaATCATTTTATGAATGAGAGACAAATTCATCAAAAGATTAAAAGAAAGAGCATTTATTTTTAGTAATTTTAATGGTAATGATTGGTTACATAGAGTTTGAGTCGTTCAAATGTTAAATTTTAGTGAAAATATTTTAAGGTTGATACTTTATTTTTTTGTCTTACTTTATATGTTTATCTATCAACTAAATTTGTATACGTAgttaattgtattatttttttctaaaaaaaaaacttgtattATATTGACTTAAATAATTTATCTATATTGAGTAAACACatataattaattttactttgaagaatatattaataatgataaaataGATGAAAAGATTGGAAGAAAAATATCTAAACTATTGGGTGTTGAACCTAtgatctacaatataagaaaataagttGGTCTGGAAAGTTCCAAAATGCCCCTGCTGCTATTTTGTGCTGCCATGTGGGATATTCTGCTACCAGCATCAGCTATAAACTCTTCCAATATTCCAATCTTCCAATGCATGCTGctattttttagattaaaaaaatcttttctttccaAAGGCTACTTTTTCTTCCCCTACTAAAGCTATGTTCAGacttctctctctcttcttctacCTCAAAACATGTTGTAACCTAATAATAACAACTACAATATGCTTCCCTCAAACTCAACCTCTCTTTTTTCTACCCCAACCTCTCTTTCTTCTATCTCAGTCATCTTCAACCTTTGTTTCTATCTCAGTCATCTTCAAACTTTATGTGTGTTAAGTTTTGTCTTTGcgtttaaaaatttaaaacaggattttaaaaatataaaacagaGATGATTAAGTTTTGTCTATGTTGAGAGTTTAGGGTTTtcttcaaatttagggttttctgAGAAGGTTGGTTTTGAGAAGAAGGAAGATCGGAGAGAAAAAGGATTTTGATTGGTTTTGATGTATTTAGAGAAGTAGTTTTGATGAGTTTCTGGGTAAGGGTGGATGGGTTTTGCAGATTTAGGTGgttgagaagatgaagaagatatgGATGTATAAACAAGTACTAGGTTTACTGGGTTTTCTGAAAATTTATTGTTGTTTAGAGAGATGATTGAAATAAGGGATTGTTTCATTGTTCTGTGAATGATGGATAAGATTGTTGATGAATGTTTGGGCTATGTTTTTTGAGCGATGAAGGTGATATGGCCGTTTAACAAACTCTGTGATTTGGatgcgtttttggagaaggttaTGGGTTATGTATTTGGAGTGCTGAAGGTTGAACAAAATATGAGTTTTGGATTAATTTTTTAAGAGCTTCttgattttttggaaaaaaatgttTGAAGTTCTTGGtattttgtgttgtatgtgtgatTGATTATGGATTTGGAAGATAAAGGTAGGATGAATTTCATGATGTTCTTGATAAAAGGTAGAGGCATTTTGGTTGAGAGAAAGGTGAAGAGTTTTGCTATCTTGAACAAAAGTGAGAATAGGAAATCTGAGAGGGAGAATTTGAGAATGACACGTAGAATTTTGCAAATGTAGAGATAAGGATACCATGTGAAAATCTGTAGACGGTGGAATAGGTGAGCGACagctgtaatttttttttttttgagatatcatgtgagaaagaagaagagggatggaaataaatattaactttcattaatcaagaaaataaataaatatatttaaaacttAAAATCAAACATTAAGTGATAATCattattactatttatttataactttaaaaaaaatattatagctttaaatattatttttttcaaatctagAAGAAAGATAGAGTTAAAAATTTTCTATTGAAGCTCTCCTCCTCTTCTACCCTAGCcgtcacttttcttctttttccttcctcTCTTTCTaagaggggtgatttaggatcaattttgatccaaaatcacccctccaaatcgtttttgtttatctattacttaaataagtgattttcacaccttttctttttgtctttgttgtgatttcgtgggtcatcgtttgttttgatttcctatatttctgtggtgtattttgatttctcgtctttgtgcgggtattttgtttttccgtttttgtgcggtgtttgtgcggtgttcatttatttcaggttgaaagattagtttcgatctagtgcagattcaatcaatgactttggtgccgtcaacgctacagatccggaagcatgaatatttcggacatctcaatacagtcaatacattaatatttgtaggcatatgcaattttccgttttatgctattaacatggatgctgtggaTTTGTTTGCAGAtccatcctttttgtttttggcgattttgaatttgtattgcaacgatgtactctatcgatttgaatgaatgaatatcatttattttctgtcaaaaaaaaaaaaagaagaaagatagaGTTAATTGATAGTAATCAACAAGTTGATTAATTTAatcacttagaaaaatttcattcaatttatatttaaattataagttataatataatttttgaattatacaataaatttataaaatgttaatatTGTTATAGTCTTATTATCTTTTTAAAGTAATAAATTGTGAAATGATTAATTAGTAAAGATATCTTTTTCATGGataaccaaatattttttattaaaaatataaatttgaaac from Vicia villosa cultivar HV-30 ecotype Madison, WI linkage group LG4, Vvil1.0, whole genome shotgun sequence encodes the following:
- the LOC131599332 gene encoding chemocyanin-like — encoded protein: MLLLCIFVFHPNMIHAVIFTVGDGQGWSFGIQNWPAGKTFKAGDTLVFNYAPSLHNVVKVSEADFNACVSKPLSGTRIFTSGADRIVLVKGTNFFLCGVPGHCGAGQKIAVNAI